A window of Ipomoea triloba cultivar NCNSP0323 chromosome 2, ASM357664v1 contains these coding sequences:
- the LOC116011298 gene encoding probable beta-1,4-xylosyltransferase IRX10L, with protein MRNFRLGFVLLLCLAPAFEIGAFKFHSSRHTERIEGSAGDVLEDNPVGRLKVFVYELPSKYNKKILQKDQRCLNHMFAAEIYMHRFLLSSPVRTLNPEEADWFYTPVYTTCDLTPNGLPLPFKSPRMMRSAIQLIASNWPYWNRTEGADHFFIVPHDFGACFHYQEEKAIERGILRLLQRATLVQTFGQRNHVCLKDGSITIPPYAPPQKMQTHLIPPETPRSIFVYFRGLFYDVGNDPEGGYYARGARAAVWENFKDNPLFDISTEHPTTYYEDMQRAIFCLCPLGWAPWSPRLVEAVIFGCIPVIIADDIVLPFADAIPWEDIGVFVAEKDVPNLDTILTSIRPEEILRKQRLLANPSMKQAMLFPQPAQSGDAFHQILNGLARKLPHDRSVYLKPGEKVLNWTAGPVGDLKPW; from the exons ATGAGGAATTTCAGATTGGGATTTGTTTTGCTTCTTTGTCTTGCTCCTGCATTTGAAATTGGAGCTTTCAAGTTTCATAGTAGTCGTCATACAGAGAGAATAGAAG GTAGTGCTGGTGATGTCTTGGAAGATAATCCAGTTGGAAGGTTAAAAGTTTTTGTGTATGAGCTTCCAAGcaaatacaacaaaaaaattcTCCAGAAGGATCAAAGATGCCTTAACCATATGTTTGCTGCCGAGATCTACATGCACCGGTTCCTTTTATCTAGCCCCGTCCGAACCCTTAATCCCGAGGAAGCTGACTGGTTTTACACTCCAGTGTACACTACCTGTGACCTGACGCCAAATGGACTTCCTTTACCCTTCAAGTCGCCTCGTATGATGAGGAGTGCAATACAACTTATTGCTTCTAACTGGCCTTACTGGAATAGGACAGAGGGGGCGGATCACTTCTTCATTGTGCCACATGATTTTGGTGCTTGTTTTCATTATCAA GAGGAAAAAGCTATTGAAAGAGGGATTCTTCGACTACTCCAGCGAGCTACCTTGGTTCAAACTTTTGGACAGCGTAATCATGTCTGCTTGAAGGACGGTTCCATCACTATTCCCCCGTATGCTCCGCCACAGAAAATGCAAACCCATTTGATCCCTCCAGAAACTCCACGATCcatttttgtttactttcgaggtCTGTTCTATGATGTTGGTAATGATCCAGAAGGTGGTTATTATGCAAG AGGTGCCCGGGCTGCGGTGTGGGAGAACTTTAAGGATAATCCTCTGTTCGACATTTCTACTGAGCATCCAACTACCTACTACGAGGACATGCAGCGAGCTATCTTCTGTTTGTGCCCACTTGGATGGGCCCCGTGGAGTCCAAGATTGGTTGAAGCAGTAATATTCGGGTGCATCCCGGTTATCATAGCAGACGACATTGTGTTGCCTTTTGCTGATGCAATCCCATGGGAAGATATTGGAGTATTTGTAGCGGAGAAGGATGTCCCCAACTTGGATACGATTCTCACTTCCATTCGACCCGAAGAAATACTGAGGAAGCAGAGATTGCTTGCCAACCCTTCAATGAAGCAGGCAATGTTGTTCCCACAACCCGCTCAATCAGGGGACGCTTTCCATCAAATTTTGAATGGACTTGCTCGGAAGTTGCCTCACGACAGGAGCGTCTACTTGAAGCCTGGCGAGAAGGTCTTGAACTGGACCGCCGGCCCTGTAGGTGATCTGAAGCCTTGGTAG
- the LOC116010663 gene encoding uncharacterized protein LOC116010663 → MALRAPTTTLHTTKSTLLAPTAGSNAGLRPPPHRVALKSSFFSPSVHLLLPPNHTSAAPKFSMRVASKQAYICRDCGYIYNDRTPFEKVSDNYFCPVCGAPKRRFRAYEPKVAKNANDTAVRKARKEQIKKDEAIGRALPIAIGVGAAALAGLYFYLNSTF, encoded by the exons ATGGCACTACGTGCACCAACCACCACCCTTCACACCACCAAGTCTACCCTGCTCGCCCCCACCGCCGGCAGCAATGCTGGCCTCCGGCCGCCGCCACACCGTGTAGCTCTCAAGTCTTCCTTCTTCTCTCCTTCTGTGCATCTCTTGCTCCCTCCAAACCACACTTCTGCTGCCCCAAAGTTCTCCATGCGTGTTGCTTCCAAGCAAGCTTACATCTGCCGTGATTGCGG GTACATTTACAATGACAGAACTCCTTTTGAGAAAGTATCTGACAACTACTTCTGCCCTG TATGTGGTGCTCCAAAGAGAAGATTTAGAGCATATGAACCCAAAGTGGCTAAAAATGCCAATGATACAGCAGTAAGGAAGGCCAGGAAAGAACAGATAAAGAAAGATGAAGCTATTGG CCGAGCATTGCCCATTGCCATTGGTGTTGGAGCTGCTGCACTTGCTGGTTTATACTTCTACCTGAACAGTACCTTCTAG
- the LOC116010662 gene encoding chromophore lyase CRL, chloroplastic: protein MCTGSDSGLDPKSEENPNGWDRARGVVLKTLVLIGGALLVRRLTKSTTRWDHAGIVAQSLSGEKFSKQQAARDPDSYFNLRWLSCPAADMVDGSKVLYFEQAFWRTPHKPFRQRFCIVKPCPKEMRCDVEVSTYAIRDAEEYKNFCDRPKDQRPQPEEVIGDIAEHLTTIPLKRCERGKRCLYEGSTPADGFPNTWNGASYCTSELAVLKNNEIHSWDRGFDESGNQVWGVKGGPYEFKPAPASSFDDLSALMLSSPSIEKRIEGSFVIQD from the exons ATGTGTACGGGTTCGGACTCGGGTTTGGACCCCAAGTCGGAGGAGAATCCGAATGGGTGGGATCGAGCCCGGGGGGTGGTGCTGAAGACGCTGGTTTTGATCGGAGGGGCACTGCTTGTAAGGCGTCTCACCAAGTCCACCACCCGTTGGGACCATGCTGGGATTGTGGCTCAGTCTCTCAGTGGGGAAAAG TTTTCCAAACAGCAAGCTGCTAGAGACCCAGATAGTTACTTCAATTTGAG ATGGCTTTCATGCCCAGCTGCTGACATGGTAGATGGCTCGAAGGTCTTATATTTTGAGCAG GCATTCTGGAGGACACCTCATAAGCCTTTTCGGCAG AGATTTTGCATTGTCAAGCCTTGTCCAAAGGAGATGAGATGTGATGTTGAG GTCAGCACCTATGCTATCAGAGATGCAGAGGAGTATAAGAACTTCTGTGATCGGCCTAAGGACCAGCGTCCACAACCTGAAGAAGTTATTGGG GATATTGCTGAACATTTGACTACCATTCCTCTGAAACGCTGTGAGCGTGGGAAGCGATGCTTATATGAAGGATCTACACCTGCAGATGGATTTCCTAATACATGG AACGGTGCATCATATTGTACGTCAGAACTTGCAGTGCTGAAGAATAATGAGATACATTCCTGGGATAGAGGCTTTGATGAGAGTGGAAATCAG GTCTGGGGTGTAAAGGGAGGCCCATATGAGTTCAAACCTGCACCAGCTTCTAGTTTTGATGACCTTTCTGCTTTGATGTTGTCTTCCCCATCCATAGAGAAAAGAATAGAGGGTTCATTTGTTATTCAAGATTGA
- the LOC116009745 gene encoding uncharacterized protein At4g14100-like, with the protein MLFSLKSICFSILLLCRCRGLSASEDPVPAPWPPQFHAVTVMNYTGGVRMVDLWYDWPNKRYFHINHYQLGETLYDVEWNNHTSFVFTLNSNRECTVLQFPVGILPPDWLAGANYLGHRYKDGFLCNVWEKVDFIWYYEDVDTKIPVYWEFYDGLTEHVMKFEVGRVLEDSKWQAPEYCFGDAVDKKKSLVPNLGRHHLSRVGKSYKQYTLLFS; encoded by the exons ATGCTCTTCTCACTCAAATCCATATGCTTCTCGATTCTCCTTCTGTGTCGGTGCCGTGGGCTTTCTGCGTCGGAAGATCCAGTCCCGGCGCCATGGCCGCCGCAATTCCACGCAGTTACCGTCATGAACTATACTGGCGGGGTGCGAATGGTGGACTTATGGTACGACTGGCCTAACAAACGTTACTTCCACATCAACCACTACCAGCTGGGGGAAACGTTGTACGATGTCGAATGGAACAACCACACCTCCTTCGTCTTTACCTTGAACTCCAACCGCGAATGCACCGTCTTGCAATTCCCGGTAGGCATCCTCCCGCCGGACTGGCTCGCCGGAGCCAACTACCTCGGCCACAGGTACAAGGATGGGTTCTTGTGTAACGTCTGGGAGAAAGTGGATTTCATCTGGTACTACGAGGATGTGGATACCAAAATACCCGTGTATTGGGAGTTCTATGATG GATTGACAGAGCATGTGATGAAATTTGAGGTGGGAAGAGTGCTTGAAGATTCAAAGTGGCAAGCTCCTGAATACTGCTTTGGTGATGCTGTGGACAAGAAGAAATCTTTGGTACCAAATCTGGGTAGACATCATCTCTCTCGCGTTGGGAAATCATACAAACAATACACTTTATTGTTTTCCTAA
- the LOC116011125 gene encoding carbonyl reductase [NADPH] 1-like: MDKKEKAKEKREKRRQEISLLRTIPYSDHQRWWTSDTIAVVTGANRGIGFEIAHQLGMHGLTVVVTSRETGVGEEAVKVMQEGGLNVAFHQLDIVDPSSLKSFSEWLKETYGGLDILINNAGVNFNVGTSNSVENAETVIKTNYYGTKNMTKTMIPLMRSTAAGGHIVSVTSRLGRLSKLQNDELRKKLEDVDKLSEELIDQTVESFLKQVKEGTWESGGWPQTFTDYSVSKLAVNAFTRLMARELSDRPDGQKIYINCYCPGWVKTALTGWAGSISPEEAADTPVWLSLIPDKFVTGKFFAERREINF, encoded by the exons ATGGTGGACATCTGACACAATTGCTGTGGTGACTGGTGCGAATAGAGGAATTGGATTTGAGATTGCGCACCAACTTGGAATGCATGGGTTGACAGTAGTTGTTACTTCACGAGAGACAGGTGTTGGGGAAGAAGCGGTGAAAGTCATGCAGGAAGGAGGTCTTAATGTGGCATTCCATCAACTAGATATTGTGGATCCTTCATCACTAAAATCATTTTCTGAATGGTTAAAAGAGACATACGGGGGTTTAGATATACTG ATAAACAATGCAGGGGTGAATTTCAATGTCGGCACAAGTAACTCTGTAGAGAATGCAGAAACCGTTATCAAGACAAACTATTATGGAACCAAAAACATGACCAAAACTATGATTCCGTTAATGAGATCAACAGCTGCTGGTGGTCATATTGTTAGTGTGACATCACGGTTAGGAAGACTAAGT AAACTTCAAAATGATGAATTGAGAAAAAAACTGGAGGATGTAGACAAATTATCAGAGGAATTGATTGATCAGACTGTGGAGTCATTTTTAAAACAAGTAAAAGAAGGGACTTGGGAATCTGGTGGATGGCCTCAAACTTTTACCGACTACTCAGTGTCAAAACTTGCAGTTAATGCTTTCACTAGACTAATGGCACGGGAACTTTCAGACCGTCCAGATGGTCAAAAAATCTATATAAACTGCTATTGCCCAGGTTGGGTCAAGACTGCCTTGACTGGTTGGGCGGGGAGTATTTCTCCCGAAGAAGCAGCTGATACTCCAGTCTGGCTGTCGCTGATCCCCGACAAGTTTGTAACTGGTAAGTTTTTCGCTGAGAGGCGAGAGATAAACTTCTAA
- the LOC116010652 gene encoding uncharacterized protein At4g14100-like, whose amino-acid sequence MQFSRNPKISTLILAYLFFFSSSSTESNPNAGDPEPIPTPWPLQFHSILFINITSKGTLQMIDLWYDWPNGRNFNIIQNQLGNLVYDLEWNNGTSFIYTLDSSRECQVLDVPVGILRPDWLDGANYLGQKYMDGFLCNVWEKVEFIWYYEDVVSKRPVYWAFYTGMVAHVMTFEVGKVLSDPNWQAPVYCFNNSTVEYLGSPIVSDAMPLPRAFHVSVAL is encoded by the exons ATGCAGTTTTCAAGAAACCCCAAAATCTCCACCCTCATCCTCGCATACCTCTTCTTTTTCTCCTCCTCCTCGACCGAATCAAACCCGAATGCCGGAGATCCGGAGCCAATCCCCACCCCATGGCCACTGCAATTCCACTCAATCCTCTTCATCAACATCACCAGCAAGGGCACTCTGCAGATGATCGACCTCTGGTACGACTGGCCCAACGGCAGGAACTTCAACATCATCCAGAACCAGCTGGGTAACCTCGTCTACGACCTGGAATGGAACAATGGGACATCCTTCATATACACGCTGGACTCGAGCCGCGAGTGCCAAGTGTTGGATGTGCCGGTGGGCATCCTAAGACCCGACTGGCTTGATGGGGCGAATTACCTGGGTCAGAAGTACATGGATGGGTTCCTGTGTAATGTGTGGGAGAAGGTTGAGTTCATCTGGTACTACGAGGATGTCGTCTCTAAAAGACCTGTTTATTGGGCTTTCTACACAG GAATGGTGGCACATGTGATGACATTTGAAGTGGGAAAAGTTCTGTCGGACCCAAATTGGCAAGCCCCCGTCTACTGCTTCAACAACTCCACAGTTGAGTATTTGGGCAGTCCCATTGTCTCCGATGCCATGCCGCTGCCAAGAGCTTTCCATGTTTCTGTTGCGCTTTAG